Within the Terriglobia bacterium genome, the region GGGACCTGGAGCTTGCGCGCGATGAGGAGTGGCTCGTCGCCGAACTCGGACGCCAGTCCGCCGGGATCGACCACGCGAACACCCTTGCTCCTGCGCCCGTAGCCGCGCGAGAGCACGTCGAAAGCGATGCTGCGAGTCTTCAGCAGTTCGCCCAGGGCGATGACGAAGGGGGTCTTGCCTGAGCCGCCGACCGAGATGTTCCCCACGCTGATCACCGGCTTCGCGAGGCGACGCGCAGGCAGCGAGCCGCGATCGTAGAGCGCATTGCGCGCCCCGACCACGGCGCCATAGAGGGAGGAGAGCATCATCGGGCGCTCATTTCCGTCTCCGGTAGGAGCTGTTCCAGCGCCTCCATGGTGCGTCGCGTCGCGCCGGACTGCGAGCGGAAGACCTCCGCCGCACGCCGTCCAAGACCTGCGCGCAGCCCCTGGTCGTCGAGCAGGCGCGTCAGTTCTACGGCAAATGATTCCGGCGTCGCCACCAGCACTGCGTCGGCGCGGCGAAAGATGTTGAGAATGTCGCGGAAGTTCTCGGTATGAGGCCCCACCAGGATCGGCACGCCATGCTGCGCCGGTTCCAGGATGTTGTGACCTCCGCGTGGCACCAGGCTTCCGCCGACGAAGGCCACGGTGGCCAGCGCATAGACGCCGGCGAGTTCGCCAATGGTGTCGAGCAACACGACCGAACCAGCGAACGATTCGTCGCCCATCATTCGGGAGCGGCGGACGAAGTTCAGGCTGCTGCCCATCAGAAGGTTCGCGACCGCGTCAAAGCGCTCCGGATGCCGCGGCGCGAGCACTAGCGCCGCGCGCGGGTGCGACTTGAGCGCGGAACGGAATGCCTCCAGCACCAGTTGTTCTTCGCCCTCGACGGTGCTGCCGCACACCAGGACCTCCGTCACCGCCGCTCGGGCGAATGCCTGCCGCAAGGTCTCGACGACCGGCTTTGCAGCGGACTCCTGTGCCTCGAATTTCAAGTTCCCCGAGACGTGCACGCGGTCTTCCGGCGCGCCGATCTCGGCCAGCCGCTGTGCGTCCAGGTCGCTCTGCGTGAGAAAGACGTCCACATTGCGCAGCAGCTTCTTCCACGCGAAGCGCAGACGCACGTACCTCGGATACGAGCGGTCGGAGATGCGCGCGTTCACCACGGCCAAGCGCGCCCCCCTTGCTTTCGCCAGGCGCAGGAAGTTCGGCCAGAACTCGGTTTCGGCCAGCACGATCAGCGACGGCCGTAACGCCCCCAGGTAGGCGCGCACGGCAAACCCGAAGTCCAGCGGAAAGAAAAAAACGTTCTCCTCGCCATACCGGTCGCGGGCGAGTTTTTGTCCCGCGAGGGTTGTCGTCGAGATCAGGACACGGCGTTCGAGGTGACGCGCCGTCAGTTCCGCGACCAGGCTGCCAATCGCGAGCACCTCGCCCACAGACACCGCGTGCACCCATATGCAACCCTCTGCCGGTTTGCGCAAGATGCGCTCTGGCACGCGCCCCAGGCGCTCCGCCAGCCCCGCCCGGTACTTGGCCATGGTGAGCATCTTCACGAGCCAATAGGGCAGCGTCAGGAACAGGGCCAACGACAGGCCTGCGCTGTAGAGAAGGTGCATCGGAGGGATTCTAAGGCATCGAGCCAGACAGACGGCCGCGCGCTGGCGAAAACCGCACTCCAGCGTCCATAATCACAGTATGCGTCGCGCACTCATGTCCGCTCTGCTCATGGGATCGCTGCTGCTGGCCGTCTCATTGCTTGCCGACGAAAAAGGCTTCGTCGCGCCCAAGGCGTACCACGCCAAGACCTATCCGGCGCGCGATGAACATCCTATGGAGCACGTCACCGTCGCCGTGGATCCCTACGACCTGCCCGACAAGACCGCCGGGATCTTGCGCGTTCCTTACAACAGCGCTGGATTCCTGCCTGTGCGGCTGATCGTCTCCAACGATGGCGACTCTCCCATCGTCCTCACCGGCATGCGAGTCGAGCTGATCACGGTGGGGAAGGTGAAGATCGCGCCCGCTGTTCCAGACGACATCTACCGGCGCATCAGCAAGCAGGGCAAACGCCCCGACGCGCCTCGCACCATCCCCCTTCCACTCCCGCGCAAGCAAAAGCCCAGCGTCAGCAAGGAGGCCGAGGACGAGATCGAGAATTCGCGCTTCCTGGCGCGCGCCGTCGAGCCGCATGCCACCCAGGCCGGATTCCTCTTCTTCGATGTCGAAGGGATCTCCAACCCGATGGCCGGCGCACACCTGTACGTCACCGGGGTCAACGACTCTAGAGGCCAGGAGCTGATGTACTTCGAGATCCCACTCGAGAAGTACCTGAGCTACCGGCCGGGACATTGACGGCGCACGTCGCCCCTCGTAAATCGGCCCTTGCCGATATGCGATACTGAATGCATGCCCATGCCTGCGCTGCCTCCGGCCGAGCCGAAGTCCGTGACCGTGAATTTGACCACCGGCACGGGCATGGAGATCGAGTGGAAGGACGGACACCGCAGCAGCTACACCTTCCAGTATCTGCGCGACGCCTGTCCCTGCGCCATGTGCAACGAGGAGCGCGACAAGACCGGGCGTGAGCCAGGCGAGTCCGCAAGACCGGCTCCCGGCGCGCTGCCCATGTTCAAGGCGGCGGCCAAACCGGTGGATGTGGAACGCATGGGCAAGTACGCGATCCGCTTCTTCTGGAATGACAAGCACGAGCACGGAATCTACTCCTGGGATTATTTCCGCCATATCTGCCCGTGCGCCGAATGCAGGGCCGTCCGCGCGGCCAGCCACGAGCCCACGGCGAAGGTCCAGTAGCCGCAGTGCAGCATCTTCTCGACCAACTCAATCCTGAGCAGCGCAAGGCGGTGGAGAGCGTCCGCGGGCCGTTGCTCATCCTCGCCGGCGCGGGCAGCGGGAAAACGCGCGTCATCACCTACCGCATCGCCCACCTGGTCGAGAACCTGGGCGTCTCGCCCGACTCTATCCTTGCCGTCACCTTCACCAACAAGGCGGCGGCCGAGATGGCAGAACGGGTCGAGAAACTGGCCGGAGGCTCTTTGCTCCGCCAGCCCTGGATCTCCACGTTTCACTCTTTCTGCGTGCGCGTGCTGCGCCGCGACATCGAGGCGCTGAAGGAATTCCGGAAGGACTTTGCGATCTACGACGAGACCGACCAGCAGCAGGTGGTCAAGGCGGCCATGCGGCGCCTCGGCCTCGACGACAAACAGACCAAGCCGCAAGCCGTCCTGGCGCGCATCTCC harbors:
- a CDS encoding 3-deoxy-D-manno-octulosonic acid transferase, producing MHLLYSAGLSLALFLTLPYWLVKMLTMAKYRAGLAERLGRVPERILRKPAEGCIWVHAVSVGEVLAIGSLVAELTARHLERRVLISTTTLAGQKLARDRYGEENVFFFPLDFGFAVRAYLGALRPSLIVLAETEFWPNFLRLAKARGARLAVVNARISDRSYPRYVRLRFAWKKLLRNVDVFLTQSDLDAQRLAEIGAPEDRVHVSGNLKFEAQESAAKPVVETLRQAFARAAVTEVLVCGSTVEGEEQLVLEAFRSALKSHPRAALVLAPRHPERFDAVANLLMGSSLNFVRRSRMMGDESFAGSVVLLDTIGELAGVYALATVAFVGGSLVPRGGHNILEPAQHGVPILVGPHTENFRDILNIFRRADAVLVATPESFAVELTRLLDDQGLRAGLGRRAAEVFRSQSGATRRTMEALEQLLPETEMSAR
- a CDS encoding DUF971 domain-containing protein: MPMPALPPAEPKSVTVNLTTGTGMEIEWKDGHRSSYTFQYLRDACPCAMCNEERDKTGREPGESARPAPGALPMFKAAAKPVDVERMGKYAIRFFWNDKHEHGIYSWDYFRHICPCAECRAVRAASHEPTAKVQ